In a single window of the Micrococcaceae bacterium Sec5.7 genome:
- a CDS encoding ABC transporter substrate-binding protein: MIALPQAAPRIAKLTALSIGVALLATACGGSSTPTSTGSASAKAAGISCPAPSAGAGAGASQAATTGPVPAATTTTETALKIGSLLPTTGSLAFLGPPEIAGVNLGIKEVNDAGGVLGKPVEVIHRDSGDTKTDIATQSTTALLGQGVGAIVGAASSGVSKTVINQITGAGVVQFSPANTSPDFTAWDDKGLYWRTAPSDVLQGKVLGNYMATCGAQTVGMIVLNDAYGTGLAKNVKAAFEAAGGKVVAEELFNEGDSQFSSQVDKVIAAKPDAIALITFDQAKSIVPLMTGKGVKPTQMFMVDGNTSDYSKDFKAGTLKGAQGTIPGTFAKDAFKKSLLAIDPALKDYSYAGESYDAVNLIALASEAAKSTKGVDIAAKLKEVSETGEKCSTFPSCVTLLRNGKDIDYDGQSGPVTFSDAGDPTEAYIGIYEYQDDNTYKPLKEEFGKL; encoded by the coding sequence ATGATTGCACTCCCCCAGGCGGCGCCCCGTATCGCTAAGCTCACAGCGCTTAGCATCGGCGTCGCCCTTCTGGCTACGGCTTGTGGTGGCAGCTCTACCCCAACGTCGACAGGATCCGCTTCCGCCAAGGCCGCAGGCATCTCTTGCCCGGCACCCAGCGCCGGAGCCGGAGCCGGAGCCAGCCAGGCCGCAACCACCGGACCTGTCCCTGCTGCAACCACTACCACCGAGACTGCCCTGAAGATTGGATCGCTCCTGCCGACAACGGGGTCGCTGGCGTTCCTCGGGCCGCCCGAAATCGCCGGCGTCAACCTTGGCATCAAGGAAGTCAACGATGCCGGCGGCGTGCTCGGCAAGCCTGTCGAGGTCATCCACCGCGACTCCGGTGACACGAAGACAGACATCGCCACGCAGTCCACCACGGCACTGCTCGGCCAGGGCGTCGGCGCAATCGTGGGTGCAGCTTCTTCTGGCGTCTCCAAGACCGTGATCAACCAGATCACCGGTGCCGGAGTCGTCCAGTTCTCGCCGGCAAACACCTCGCCGGACTTCACTGCCTGGGATGACAAGGGTCTCTACTGGCGCACCGCCCCCTCGGATGTGCTCCAGGGCAAGGTCCTCGGAAACTACATGGCTACCTGTGGGGCCCAGACTGTTGGCATGATCGTATTGAACGACGCTTACGGAACCGGCCTTGCGAAGAACGTGAAGGCCGCGTTTGAAGCAGCCGGCGGTAAGGTCGTTGCAGAGGAACTCTTCAACGAGGGCGATTCCCAGTTCAGCAGCCAGGTGGACAAGGTCATCGCAGCCAAGCCGGATGCCATTGCCCTGATCACCTTTGACCAGGCCAAGAGCATTGTTCCGCTGATGACGGGCAAGGGAGTCAAGCCGACTCAGATGTTCATGGTTGATGGCAACACCTCGGATTACAGTAAGGACTTCAAGGCAGGCACCCTGAAGGGCGCCCAGGGCACCATCCCGGGCACCTTCGCCAAGGACGCCTTCAAGAAGTCGCTGTTGGCCATTGATCCCGCACTGAAGGATTACAGCTACGCAGGCGAGTCCTACGACGCTGTTAACCTGATCGCGCTGGCCTCTGAGGCTGCCAAGAGCACCAAGGGCGTAGACATCGCCGCAAAGCTCAAGGAAGTTTCTGAGACAGGCGAGAAGTGCAGCACCTTCCCGTCCTGCGTCACGTTGCTCCGCAACGGCAAGGACATCGACTACGACGGCCAGTCCGGTCCGGTGACCTTCTCCGATGCGGGTGACCCCACAGAGGCCTACATCGGCATCTATGAGTACCAGGATGACAACACGTACAAGCCCCTCAAGGAAGAATTCGGCAAGCTGTAA
- a CDS encoding N-acetyltransferase, whose translation MNGEKNVQALLASMHPVLREGDYVYVLWPHGMPLVAGIEAAVREAEGLTVVLPRAEADSLGLPYDFVAAWITLQIHSELEAAGLTAAVSTALTDGRISCNVLAGFHHDHLLVPVADAPRALEILAELASVSAQQPQPELVLRNETPADRERILALTAEAFAVSPVTGLRVDGEPIEVELLRQLFECEEYLPEFSMVAELDGEIVGHVISTRGWVGDLELLGLGPLGVTPRLQRHGIGSALVKESVARANAAGERGIALLGSTEYYSRFGFVPSTSLGIEPPERIWGDQFQLLPLAVWRGGIHGTFRYAGPLARM comes from the coding sequence ATGAACGGTGAAAAGAACGTCCAGGCACTACTGGCCTCAATGCATCCCGTCCTCCGCGAAGGAGACTATGTCTATGTCCTGTGGCCGCACGGCATGCCGCTGGTGGCAGGAATCGAAGCGGCAGTCAGGGAGGCCGAGGGGCTGACCGTTGTCCTTCCCCGGGCGGAGGCAGACAGCCTCGGCCTGCCCTACGACTTCGTGGCGGCGTGGATCACCCTGCAGATCCACTCGGAATTGGAAGCTGCGGGGCTCACAGCTGCGGTCAGCACGGCCCTGACCGACGGCAGGATCAGCTGCAACGTGCTGGCCGGCTTCCACCACGACCACCTGCTGGTCCCCGTGGCGGATGCCCCGCGGGCGCTGGAGATCCTCGCCGAGCTGGCATCGGTGAGCGCACAGCAGCCACAACCGGAGCTGGTCCTGCGCAACGAGACCCCTGCGGACCGCGAACGCATCCTGGCGCTGACCGCCGAGGCATTTGCTGTATCCCCGGTCACGGGGCTCCGCGTCGACGGCGAGCCAATTGAGGTGGAGTTGCTGCGGCAGCTTTTCGAGTGTGAAGAGTACCTGCCGGAGTTCAGCATGGTGGCAGAGCTCGACGGCGAAATAGTGGGTCATGTGATCAGCACCAGGGGTTGGGTGGGGGACCTGGAGTTGCTGGGGCTCGGGCCTCTTGGCGTGACACCAAGGCTGCAGCGGCACGGCATTGGCTCGGCGCTGGTCAAGGAGAGCGTTGCGCGCGCCAACGCGGCGGGGGAACGCGGCATTGCCCTGCTGGGCAGCACCGAATATTATTCGCGCTTCGGCTTTGTCCCCTCCACATCCCTGGGTATCGAGCCGCCGGAGCGGATATGGGGCGATCAATTCCAGTTACTGCCCCTAGCAGTCTGGCGGGGAGGTATCCACGGAACGTTCCGGTACGCCGGACCGCTCGCCCGGATGTGA